The Gammaproteobacteria bacterium genome has a segment encoding these proteins:
- a CDS encoding response regulator: MNKSKLLVIEDDIELCQLLGTLLALEGYDIDSAHDGRTGLAMALTGQYQLVLLDVMLPQLNGFEVLQGLRQQSNLPVLMLTAKGDEIDRVTGLEFGADDYLPKPFNDRELLARIKAILRRTQAHDSKSQPLIHGDIELNPGRQEAKCQGVIIDLTGTEFLLLLELIKQAGQLLDKNQLSQQVLGKRLQPFDRSLDMHLSNLRKKLPAAADNSPRIKTVRGHGYIWLTNA, translated from the coding sequence ATGAATAAAAGTAAACTACTCGTCATTGAAGACGACATCGAACTGTGTCAGCTGTTAGGTACCTTATTAGCACTCGAAGGATACGACATAGACTCGGCTCACGACGGCCGCACCGGTTTAGCGATGGCGTTAACAGGGCAATACCAATTAGTATTACTCGATGTAATGCTGCCTCAACTCAATGGTTTTGAAGTGTTACAAGGTTTGCGCCAGCAAAGTAACCTGCCGGTATTGATGTTAACCGCCAAAGGCGATGAAATTGACCGGGTAACCGGACTTGAGTTTGGCGCCGATGATTATCTGCCCAAACCTTTTAACGATCGCGAGCTACTGGCCAGAATTAAAGCTATTTTACGCCGAACTCAGGCCCATGACTCCAAAAGCCAACCCTTAATCCATGGCGACATAGAACTAAACCCCGGACGACAAGAAGCCAAGTGCCAAGGCGTGATTATTGACCTTACTGGCACCGAATTTTTGTTATTACTCGAGTTAATCAAACAAGCAGGTCAATTACTCGATAAAAACCAGCTCAGCCAACAGGTGTTAGGTAAACGCTTACAGCCGTTTGATCGCAGTCTTGATATGCATCTTTCGAACTTACGTAAAAAACTGCCTGCGGCGGCCGACAATAGCCCGCGGATTAAAACCGTGCGAGGCCATGGTTACATTTGGTTAACCAATGCCTAA
- a CDS encoding HAMP domain-containing protein: protein MPKQLFFKLLLGFWLICVLIAGAVIALPVIIDQKVDFKKQLIRTHQQFAQRLSNSTDLARQLRRLTRTKQISMPNPRQHDKRQHRALFITSESGAALGFTPLPPDINKAIKRLKHKNRPRRYHFKQSIVFGPYPFIHQGNSYQLYVREHRPEIYRHYLSSLSENRWLLLFVMALVSGLCCAFFAWHITRPIKSLERTAKQLALGQLSARAQPLTLRRRDEIGQLAHSFNEMAESVEQMMLNQQRLLSDISHELRTPLTRLQLALAIGRRQQDGQLAQASRIEQEANLIDKMLQQLLVLSRLRINNSLPFTKVAIAELLDDIIDNAIFEARQYDKTVTSQPSPDITIDALEEPLASAIENVIRNAISYAKTNVTLSTSLSKTHLTIAIEDNGSGVPSEHLDKLFEPFYRVSDARERRSGGTGLGLAIASEAIARHRGSINAYNTAHGGLNVVINIPRHQ from the coding sequence ATGCCTAAGCAGCTATTCTTCAAGCTATTACTTGGCTTTTGGCTGATTTGCGTGTTAATTGCCGGCGCGGTCATCGCGCTACCGGTCATTATCGATCAGAAAGTAGATTTTAAAAAACAATTAATCCGTACTCATCAACAGTTTGCCCAGCGGCTGAGCAATTCAACAGATTTAGCGCGTCAATTACGTCGGCTCACACGTACCAAACAAATATCAATGCCTAACCCGCGTCAACACGACAAAAGGCAGCATCGCGCTTTGTTTATCACCAGCGAAAGCGGCGCCGCGCTAGGCTTCACTCCATTGCCGCCAGATATCAACAAAGCGATCAAGCGACTGAAACATAAAAACCGCCCCCGTCGTTATCATTTTAAACAATCAATCGTGTTTGGCCCTTACCCCTTCATCCATCAAGGCAACTCTTATCAGTTGTATGTCAGAGAACATCGTCCCGAAATTTACCGTCACTACCTCAGCTCGCTCAGTGAGAACCGCTGGTTGTTACTCTTCGTGATGGCCCTAGTCAGCGGTTTATGTTGTGCTTTTTTTGCCTGGCACATTACCCGACCAATAAAATCGCTTGAGCGAACGGCTAAGCAATTAGCCTTGGGACAGCTATCAGCAAGAGCACAGCCGTTAACGCTGCGTCGGCGTGATGAAATTGGTCAATTAGCCCATTCGTTTAATGAAATGGCCGAATCAGTTGAGCAGATGATGCTGAATCAGCAGCGCTTACTCAGCGATATCTCTCACGAATTACGCACCCCACTAACCCGACTGCAACTGGCATTGGCCATAGGTCGGCGCCAACAAGATGGCCAGCTAGCTCAGGCGTCTCGGATCGAACAAGAAGCAAATTTAATCGACAAAATGCTGCAGCAATTACTGGTATTATCACGACTACGCATTAACAACAGCTTGCCGTTCACCAAGGTAGCTATCGCCGAGTTACTGGATGACATTATTGATAACGCCATTTTTGAAGCGCGCCAATATGATAAAACTGTGACCTCGCAACCATCACCTGACATCACCATCGATGCCCTCGAAGAGCCGCTAGCAAGCGCGATAGAAAATGTGATCCGCAATGCTATTAGCTATGCCAAAACCAATGTAACGCTTAGCACCAGCCTTAGTAAAACCCACTTAACGATTGCAATCGAAGACAATGGCAGCGGCGTGCCTTCTGAGCACCTTGATAAATTATTTGAGCCGTTTTACCGAGTATCTGATGCCAGAGAGCGACGTTCTGGTGGTACAGGATTAGGCTTAGCTATCGCCAGCGAAGCCATTGCGCGGCATCGAGGCAGCATTAACGCCTATAACACAGCGCATGGCGGATTAAACGTGGTAATTAACATTCCACGTCATCAATAA
- the trmL gene encoding tRNA (uridine(34)/cytosine(34)/5-carboxymethylaminomethyluridine(34)-2'-O)-methyltransferase TrmL, whose amino-acid sequence MLHVALFEPEIPPNTGNIIRLCANSGFHLHLIEPLGFDLDEKKVRRAGLDYREMTNVTRHANYQEMLATVQPSRIFACTTKATQSHSAATFADGDMLLFGPETRGLPSEIIDSLPPEQRIRIPMLPTSRSMNLSNAVAVITYECWRQLDYIGAT is encoded by the coding sequence ATGTTACACGTTGCACTCTTCGAGCCCGAGATCCCACCCAATACGGGCAATATTATCCGCTTATGTGCCAATTCCGGTTTTCATCTTCACCTTATCGAGCCGTTAGGTTTTGATCTTGACGAAAAAAAAGTTCGCCGAGCCGGGCTTGATTACCGTGAAATGACTAACGTTACGCGTCATGCCAACTATCAAGAGATGTTAGCGACCGTGCAGCCAAGCCGAATATTTGCTTGTACTACCAAAGCGACCCAAAGTCATAGTGCGGCGACCTTTGCCGACGGTGATATGTTGTTATTTGGCCCTGAAACTCGCGGTTTGCCTAGCGAAATAATTGACAGCCTGCCACCAGAACAGCGAATTAGAATCCCAATGCTACCAACGAGTCGCAGCATGAACTTATCCAATGCCGTGGCAGTTATAACTTATGAATGCTGGCGTCAGCTAGACTATATAGGTGCAACTTAA
- the gpsA gene encoding NAD(P)H-dependent glycerol-3-phosphate dehydrogenase, with protein sequence MKSADIAVLGAGSYGSALAICLARKGTKTLLWAHNSAHIKQLIEDGGNEKYLPGVSFPPSLVPDADLARVVAATTEILVVVPSFAFADMLKRLKPLLTPAHRVAWATKGLEADTGRLLQDVAREILGQDIPLAVLSGPTFAKEMAAGLPTAIAVAASQQEFAEDLASLLHCEKTFRVYQNSDFIGIQLGGAVKNVIAIGAGMSDGLGFGANARIALVTRGLAELCRLGNAMGADTATFMGMAGLGDLVLTCTDNQSRNRRFGLALGQGSDIEQAQRDIGQVVEGYRNTKEVYLLAKRLGVEMPITDQIYQVLYQNKAPLQAAKELLSRAKTVE encoded by the coding sequence ATGAAATCAGCAGATATTGCTGTGTTAGGGGCGGGGTCTTATGGCTCCGCCCTTGCTATTTGTTTAGCCCGAAAAGGTACGAAAACTTTATTATGGGCTCACAATAGCGCACACATTAAGCAACTAATTGAAGATGGTGGCAATGAAAAGTACTTGCCTGGGGTGAGCTTTCCACCATCGTTAGTGCCCGACGCCGATTTAGCTCGGGTTGTCGCCGCAACCACTGAGATATTAGTGGTAGTGCCAAGCTTTGCATTTGCTGACATGCTTAAACGCTTGAAGCCATTGTTAACACCTGCGCATCGCGTGGCTTGGGCAACCAAGGGGCTTGAAGCGGACACCGGGCGATTATTACAAGATGTTGCTCGTGAAATCTTAGGCCAAGATATTCCGTTGGCTGTGTTGTCTGGGCCAACGTTTGCTAAAGAAATGGCGGCTGGTTTGCCTACTGCTATCGCTGTGGCAGCATCACAACAAGAGTTCGCGGAAGATTTAGCAAGTTTGCTCCATTGTGAGAAGACGTTTAGAGTTTACCAAAATTCTGATTTTATTGGCATTCAGCTTGGCGGCGCGGTTAAAAATGTTATCGCAATTGGCGCTGGTATGTCCGATGGTTTAGGCTTTGGCGCCAATGCGCGTATCGCACTGGTTACACGTGGTTTGGCTGAGCTTTGTCGCTTAGGTAATGCGATGGGTGCAGACACCGCGACCTTTATGGGCATGGCTGGTTTAGGCGATTTAGTCCTAACCTGTACCGATAACCAATCGCGAAACCGCCGTTTTGGCTTAGCATTAGGTCAAGGTTCTGATATTGAACAGGCTCAGCGCGATATTGGCCAAGTAGTTGAAGGTTATAGAAATACCAAGGAAGTGTATTTACTGGCTAAGCGTTTAGGGGTCGAAATGCCGATCACTGATCAGATTTATCAAGTGTTATATCAAAACAAAGCCCCACTGCAGGCGGCTAAAGAACTACTTAGTCGCGCTAAAACAGTCGAGTAA